From the genome of Etheostoma spectabile isolate EspeVRDwgs_2016 chromosome 10, UIUC_Espe_1.0, whole genome shotgun sequence, one region includes:
- the LOC116697237 gene encoding homeodomain-interacting protein kinase 2-like encodes MSFLTSDSDSENNMESAPEPFHVKKLDLLCSKSVHYLVLDFNGEGCFGKVAKCLNLKTSETTAIKILRKEENHMTQHEVDMLTKIRSLDPEKKNLVRFIDNFTFQDASCLAFEMLDRSLWDLLNQTQAPLSLHEIRPITQQLLVAFEALKSIGIIHTDLKPDNVMLVNHLRKPFRVKLIDFGLALPSSEAKVGMSVQPCAYRAPEVTLGLPISEAIDMWGLGCVLAFLYFADNIFPDESSYHMMKAVCQLLGQPKDDVLSAGKNTWQYFSKEQGSPNPRWRLNTPREYTKATGVQPRNPRWIFNHGKHLDESVNYYAEVDDYTEYEDRMAFLDLLNKLLDTDGQTRITPELAQTHCYLTMVHLYNEDMDTNSYAEDALKLMTVSPLDDSEESHYSPISSKTESESTVSSDGVTSPYSSSHEDADPAEYHYIHQYAALRAYLQRHPPWRDAEDSYSDSSIYEEQDLQEYSMEPDTSXXXEGEYIPISGDANLSDGVYIPVIDDEDDSDNETVAVNFKHSKGTTSTHFDGPPPQTDIKTESHTAVTTDPLPEXXXXXYLHTNPSSDEDADADRDWDKTFFIPKRFNRSEVT; translated from the coding sequence atgtctttcCTAACCTCAGATAGTGACAGTGAAAACAACATGGAGTCAGCGCCTGAACCATTTCATGTAAAAAAGCTTGACTTACTCTGCAGCAAGTCTGTACACTACCTTGTACTAGACTTTAATGGCGAAGGATGTTTTGGCAAAGTTGCCAAATGTCTTAACTTAAAAACATCTGAGACTACGGCCATCAAGATCCTCAGAAAGGAAGAAAATCACATGACCCAACATGAAGTGGATATGCTGACAAAGATCAGGTCTCTTGACCCAGAGAAGAAGAACTTGGTGAGATTCATCGACAATTTCACGTTTCAAGATGCATCCTGCCTTGCCTTCGAGATGTTGGACAGGAGCCTTTGGGACTTACTGAACCAGACCCAGGCACCACTATCTCTTCATGAAATCCGCCCAATCACACAACAGCTGCTTGTAGCCTTTGAAGCCTTGAAGAGTATCGGCATTATCCACACAGACCTGAAACCTGACAACGTTATGCTTGTCAACCACCTAAGGAAGCCCTTCAGGGTTAAATTAATAGACTTTGGTTTGGCGCTTCCATCGTCCGAAGCAAAGGTTGGAATGTCAGTCCAACCTTGTGCCTACAGAGCCCCAGAGGTGACACTGGGCCTCCCCATATCTGAAGCCATCGACATGTGGGGACTGGGATGTGTCTTGGCATTCCTCTATTTTGCCGATAACATCTTTCCTGATGAATCATCATACCACATGATGAAAGCTGTTTGCCAACTGCTGGGTCAGCCAAAAGACGACGTCCTGAGTGCTGGGAAGAACACCTGGCAGTATTTCAGCAAGGAACAGGGCTCGCCCAATCCCAGATGGAGACTAAATACACCAAGGGAGTACACAAAGGCAACTGGTGTCCAGCCCCGAAATCCAAGGTGGATTTTTAATCATGGTAAACATCTGGATGAATCAGTAAACTACTACGCAGAAGTAGATGACTATACTGAGTATGAAGACCGGATGGCATTTTTAGATTTACTAAATAAGCTGCTTGATACGGATGGTCAGACGAGAATTACCCCTGAACTAGCCCAAACACATTGTTATCTTACAATGGTTCACCTGTACAATGAGGACATGGACACCAACTCTTATGCAGAAGACGCCTTGAAGTTGATGACCGTCTCCCCCCTGGATGATTCAGAGGAATCGCATTATTCTCCCATCAGCTCAAAAACTGAGAGCGAGTCAACTGTCTCAAGCGATGGAGTCACAAGCCCTTATAGCTCCAGTCATGAAGACGCAGACCCTGCTGAATACCACTATATTCATCAATATGCAGCTTTAAGGGCTTATTTACAAAGACATCCACCTTGGAGAGATGCTGAAGATTCTTACAGTGACAGTTCCATTTACGAAGAACAGGATCTACAAGAATACTCTATGGAGCCAGACACCTCNNNNNNNNNNGAAGGAGAGTACATTCCAATTTCTGGTGATGCCAACCTATCTGATGGAGTGTATATTCCAGTTATCGATGATGAAGATGATTCTGATAATGAGACAGTGGCCGTAAATTTTAAACACAGCAAGGGAACCACTTCAACACATTTTGATGGACCTCCACCGCAGACTGACATCAAGACCGAGTCACACACTGCAGTAACGACAGATCCACTCCCAGAAANNNNNNNNNNNNNATATTTACACACCAACCCCTCCAGTGATGAAGATGCCGACGCTGATCGAGACTGGGACAAAACTTTCTTTATTCCTAAGAGGTTCAACAGATCTGAGGTCACATGA